The genomic segment CGGTACTGCCATCTGCCAGAGCCTGGCCCGCAGCGGCCACACCGTGGTCGCCGGTTGCGCGCCGAATTCGCCGCGCAAGGCCAACTGGCTGCGCGAACAGCGCGAACAGGGTTTCGACTTCATCGCGTCCGAAGGCAACGCCACCGACTGGACCTCGACCAGCGCGGCGTTCGCCAAGGTGCGTGCCGAAGTCGGTGAAGTGGACGTGCTGGTCAACAACTCCGGCGGCAGCCGCGACCTGCTGTTCCGGCAGATGACGGTGGAAGACTGGAACGCGGTGATCGCCTCCAACCTCAATTCGCTGTTCAACCTGACCAAGCAGGTGGTCGACGGCATGGCCACGCGTGGCTGGGGCCGCATCATCAACATCGGCTCTGTGAGTGCGCACAAGGGCCAGATCGGCCAGGTGAACTACGCAACGGCGAAGGCGGCGATGCATGGCTTCAGCCGTGCACTGGCCGCCGAAGTGGCCTCGCGCGGGGTCACCGTCAATACGCTGTCGCCGGGCTACATCGCCAGCCAGGCGATCAGCAGCTTCCCACCGGATGTACTGGACCGGTTGGCCGCATCGGTGCCGGTGCGCCGCCTTGGCCGCCCCGAGGAAGTGGCGGGCCTGGTGGCCTGGCTGGCATCGGACGAGGCTTCGTACGTGACCGGCGCCGACTACCCGGTCAACGGCGGCCTGTACATGGGGTGAGCCCGCTTCCACGCAACGCGTGGACTGCCTCCCCCACGGAGTGCGCGGGGCCGGTAAACCTTCGCGTGCGAGGGGGATCCGGCCCCATTTTGTTTCTGCAATTCTGGGACGCACTGCCCGATACATCGGCAGAACCGATGCTATACCTGCCAACGCTCACTGAGCCTGATGGACCAACGGCTGGAATCGCGGATCAAGGAGGTTGGCATGCGTGCATTGCTGATTGCGCTTCTTGTGGTCGCCACTACGCTGCTGACGACACAGGCCCGGGCGGAGCCCCCGCCGATGCGGGTGATCACGGGTCTGGGCTGCCCCGACTGGCTGATACCAGGTGCCCCCACTCTCGATGCACAGATCACCGGGCATCCGGAGTGGACCTTCTCCTGGGCGCCCGCGTCCTATACCAATCGCGATCCCATCCGGATCTACATCCAGTCCTTCGACTGCGATTCCTCCGACATTGCGGGCTACTACTTCCGGATCGCAGCCATTGCCCATGAAGTCGGGCACGCACTGTACTTCGACGGCATCGCCTTGAGTACCCGAAGTGCGTTCATCCAGCACTTCTGCACCATGGAGGGGAAAGCGGTACTCAACAACCTCACCGCGCGCAGCGAGCTTCTGGTAACCAGCCTGGGGTACTACGACATCGGTGTGGCGGCGTCCAACGGCCCCAGCCTCATCGCACGGGCCGATGCTGGCGGTGAAGAACTGGACCGGCAGGTGGGAAAGCTGTTCTGCGACAACAACGTAACTTCAACCACCGGCGAGAACTACAACGACTTCTACGGCAGGATCTACGATGAAGCGATCGCAGCCCGTCCCTGAACTTCTTCTGCTCCTGAGCCTGTTGATTGCCGGCTCTGCGACAGCAGCCACGCCCGCCGCCAGTGCAGAGGAGGCGGACGCAACATGGCGGCTGGTGGAGCGCTGGTCCTCGCAGC from the Stenotrophomonas maltophilia genome contains:
- the phbB gene encoding acetoacetyl-CoA reductase codes for the protein MTLRIAYVTSGMGSVGTAICQSLARSGHTVVAGCAPNSPRKANWLREQREQGFDFIASEGNATDWTSTSAAFAKVRAEVGEVDVLVNNSGGSRDLLFRQMTVEDWNAVIASNLNSLFNLTKQVVDGMATRGWGRIINIGSVSAHKGQIGQVNYATAKAAMHGFSRALAAEVASRGVTVNTLSPGYIASQAISSFPPDVLDRLAASVPVRRLGRPEEVAGLVAWLASDEASYVTGADYPVNGGLYMG